In a genomic window of Planctomycetaceae bacterium:
- a CDS encoding STAS domain-containing protein yields MANTSERRIDIETVEGVTVARLLERKILDEANIEALGQEMFAMVEQDGHNKIILDFSLVEYLSSAALGKLVTMHKKVQAVGGKVVLCNIQRDIVDVFKITKLDKVLTLCSDLDDALSRF; encoded by the coding sequence ATGGCGAATACATCTGAACGACGGATTGATATCGAAACGGTAGAGGGTGTTACGGTAGCACGGCTACTCGAACGCAAAATTCTGGACGAAGCCAACATCGAAGCTCTCGGCCAGGAAATGTTTGCAATGGTTGAACAGGATGGGCACAACAAGATCATTCTGGATTTCAGTTTGGTTGAGTACCTGTCAAGTGCGGCACTGGGCAAGCTCGTCACAATGCACAAGAAGGTGCAGGCCGTGGGTGGGAAGGTGGTCCTTTGCAACATTCAGCGAGACATTGTGGACGTATTTAAGATCACCAAGCTGGATAAGGTGTTGACGCTGTGCTCGGACCTGGATGATGCTCTGTCCCGATTCTAG
- a CDS encoding ATP-binding protein, whose protein sequence is MAEPVAFETTIPSNTADGLAAQEKIVSLMERWEYSSRDVFAMRLSLEEAVTNAIRHGNRFSEEKVVYIFCEINDQQMKVIVRDQGEGFVPEEIPDPTAAEYIERPNGRGLLLMRAYLSHCEYTEGGRCITMVRERNSELPILDD, encoded by the coding sequence ATGGCTGAGCCTGTCGCATTCGAAACAACAATTCCCAGCAATACTGCCGATGGCCTGGCAGCACAGGAGAAGATCGTTTCGCTGATGGAGCGATGGGAATACAGTTCCCGGGATGTTTTCGCGATGCGATTGTCTCTGGAAGAAGCTGTCACCAATGCGATTCGACACGGTAATCGATTCTCAGAAGAGAAGGTTGTCTACATCTTCTGCGAAATCAACGATCAGCAGATGAAGGTAATCGTGCGCGATCAGGGCGAAGGATTCGTGCCGGAAGAGATCCCGGATCCCACAGCTGCGGAATACATTGAACGCCCCAACGGTCGTGGCCTGCTTTTGATGCGAGCTTATCTTTCTCACTGCGAATACACAGAGGGTGGTCGCTGCATTACCATGGTTCGGGAACGCAACAGTGAACTCCCGATACTCGACGACTGA
- a CDS encoding PQQ-dependent sugar dehydrogenase, with amino-acid sequence MNVLRQLRHLIIPVILLAASVSAQDDYQPRIASSSKDAELALQGFQIPEGMKGQLMAAEPMLANPVAFYVSGNGSVYVCETFRQEVGVEDNRSHMNWLDNDLQLQSVEERLAMFRRYLGDDVSKYGVEQDRIRLLRDSNGDGKFDTDSVFAAGFNDPLDGTGAGVIEANGSVYYTCIPKLWRLKDTDSDGIADDHDALHHGYGVRVAFRGHDMHGLTIGPDGRLYYSIGDRGYNVITKEGERLHRPDCGAVFRCDLDGSNLEVFAHGLRNPQELAFDDFGNLFTGDNNSDSGDKARWVYVVKGSDTGWRMYYQYENDRGPWNRERIWYPFRSDEETVAVQPAYILPPVAHLADGPSGLTYYPGIGLPDRYAGHFFMADFRGTAGNSGIRSFAVKTNGATFELVDSHQFIWSILATDVDFAPDGSLYVSDWVNGWVGEGKGRIYRFEHTNRISEVAGAGVPNMLANGLQDAAHSELIGLLAHVDRRVRQQAQFELVRRNADTDLFDLAANAPQPIVRRHAIWGAWQIGLRSAQDSQKATAALTQSIHAAIDRDPADDDLAQCLKVIGDIVDRFGVDAAFSLQTRGQLLLLCRRLTESENLRVAGFAAAALGSVGEDVDGEALLALLDRVNNQDPVVRHQCSHALWQLGQRFPGLLASLNAHPGDAGRLGLVVAMRMQLSPELAGFLSDADTNVVAEAVRAIHDEHIDAAMPALASLAGTPGLPDLVLRRVLNANYRLGQINNASVVAAIAADSANPEAVRLLAARLLKTWNQPLKKDPVTGRWRPLRTDVAGIRNAGSMASAIQPYLPAMLAGSDKLREFAVEIASTHGIKDLIPTLRQLLLDEDNPETLRVSCLRALARLSDNIDELIELGQKDRSESVQLATLELLATRKPKAAIPALRIAIENGSPLAVQRSIRLLGGIKEDEAELILLAAFDRLDSGQLPASSILDLLTAAEQNGSSQLKAAVNSYRKSQKEAGTTLALWSECLEGGEAARGEEIFFGRSAASCRRCHKVNASGGEVGPDLSKIASEKDRTYLLESIVDPNAKIAKGFETVVVVTVEGKVHSGVVKRDDAQVLQLMTPQGALISISPDEIDERTTGQSGMPSDMGKNLIRSEIRDLIAYLATLKGEGAAAHGER; translated from the coding sequence ATGAACGTTCTGCGACAACTGCGGCACCTGATCATCCCCGTCATTCTTCTGGCTGCATCGGTCTCTGCCCAGGATGACTATCAGCCACGCATAGCGTCATCCTCCAAAGATGCCGAACTTGCTCTTCAGGGTTTCCAGATTCCTGAGGGGATGAAAGGGCAATTGATGGCGGCCGAGCCGATGCTCGCGAATCCCGTTGCCTTTTATGTTTCCGGGAACGGAAGCGTTTATGTTTGCGAAACGTTCCGACAGGAAGTCGGTGTTGAGGACAATCGAAGCCATATGAACTGGCTCGACAATGATTTGCAGCTGCAATCCGTTGAAGAAAGACTGGCGATGTTTCGCCGGTATCTGGGCGACGATGTCAGTAAGTACGGGGTGGAACAGGACCGCATTCGCCTTCTGAGAGACTCGAACGGCGACGGAAAGTTCGACACAGATAGTGTGTTTGCCGCGGGATTCAACGACCCACTCGACGGGACAGGGGCGGGTGTCATTGAAGCAAATGGCAGTGTGTACTACACCTGCATTCCGAAGCTTTGGCGTCTGAAAGATACGGATTCCGACGGTATCGCAGACGATCATGACGCCCTTCATCACGGTTACGGAGTTCGCGTTGCGTTCCGCGGGCACGATATGCATGGCCTGACGATTGGACCGGACGGGCGGCTTTACTACAGCATTGGTGATCGTGGCTATAACGTGATTACCAAAGAAGGAGAGCGGTTGCATCGGCCGGATTGTGGTGCCGTATTTCGCTGTGACCTGGACGGCTCGAATCTTGAAGTGTTCGCGCATGGCCTTCGGAATCCTCAGGAGCTCGCCTTTGATGACTTCGGCAATCTGTTTACCGGCGACAATAATTCCGACAGCGGCGATAAAGCGCGATGGGTCTATGTCGTGAAGGGTAGCGACACTGGATGGCGCATGTATTACCAGTACGAAAATGACCGAGGCCCCTGGAATCGCGAACGGATCTGGTACCCATTCCGATCCGATGAAGAGACCGTCGCCGTGCAGCCCGCCTACATACTTCCGCCAGTCGCGCATCTGGCTGATGGTCCATCGGGCCTGACGTACTACCCAGGCATCGGCTTACCAGATCGATACGCCGGCCATTTCTTTATGGCCGATTTTCGGGGCACCGCAGGTAACAGCGGGATCCGTAGCTTTGCAGTAAAAACGAATGGTGCCACATTTGAACTGGTTGATTCACATCAATTCATCTGGTCAATTCTGGCCACGGATGTGGACTTTGCACCTGATGGCAGTTTGTATGTCTCGGACTGGGTGAATGGATGGGTTGGTGAGGGAAAAGGACGAATCTATCGCTTCGAACACACCAATCGCATTTCTGAAGTCGCGGGAGCAGGTGTGCCGAACATGCTTGCGAACGGTCTCCAGGATGCGGCGCATTCTGAGCTGATTGGGCTGTTAGCCCATGTAGATCGTCGAGTGCGCCAGCAGGCGCAGTTTGAACTGGTTCGACGGAATGCAGACACGGACCTGTTTGATCTGGCGGCAAATGCACCCCAGCCAATTGTCCGGCGTCATGCCATCTGGGGGGCGTGGCAAATTGGATTGCGGTCGGCACAGGATTCTCAGAAAGCTACAGCGGCGCTGACACAATCGATACACGCAGCGATTGACCGAGATCCGGCAGACGATGACCTGGCTCAGTGTTTGAAAGTGATTGGCGATATCGTAGATCGATTCGGGGTTGATGCTGCATTTTCATTGCAGACTCGCGGCCAACTGCTTCTGCTTTGTCGACGTCTGACGGAATCAGAAAACCTTCGTGTCGCTGGCTTCGCAGCAGCAGCGTTAGGGTCTGTTGGCGAAGATGTCGATGGTGAAGCTTTGCTTGCGTTGCTTGACCGTGTGAACAATCAGGACCCTGTTGTTCGACATCAGTGCAGCCATGCTTTGTGGCAACTGGGACAGCGATTCCCGGGGCTGCTCGCATCGCTTAACGCTCACCCCGGAGACGCGGGAAGACTGGGACTTGTAGTTGCCATGCGAATGCAGCTGAGTCCCGAATTGGCAGGGTTCCTGTCTGATGCAGATACGAATGTCGTGGCAGAGGCCGTCCGGGCCATTCATGACGAACACATCGATGCAGCCATGCCGGCACTGGCAAGTCTGGCAGGGACACCAGGGCTTCCGGACCTTGTGTTGCGGCGCGTGTTGAACGCAAATTACCGGCTGGGCCAAATTAACAATGCATCGGTTGTCGCTGCCATCGCCGCTGACAGCGCCAACCCCGAAGCCGTCCGGTTGTTGGCCGCGAGATTATTGAAGACATGGAATCAGCCGTTGAAGAAAGATCCGGTCACTGGTCGTTGGCGTCCACTTCGAACAGATGTCGCCGGAATTCGAAATGCCGGTTCAATGGCATCCGCGATCCAGCCATATCTTCCGGCGATGTTAGCAGGGTCAGACAAGCTTCGGGAATTTGCGGTGGAAATTGCATCGACTCACGGAATCAAAGATCTGATACCGACCCTGCGACAGCTGCTGCTGGATGAAGATAACCCCGAAACGCTGCGAGTATCCTGTCTGAGGGCTCTTGCCCGGCTTTCAGACAACATTGATGAACTGATTGAACTTGGTCAGAAAGACAGGTCCGAATCGGTGCAGCTTGCGACTCTCGAATTACTGGCAACACGGAAGCCCAAAGCTGCAATCCCGGCGCTGAGAATTGCAATTGAGAACGGCTCACCCCTGGCTGTCCAGCGAAGCATTCGCCTGCTGGGAGGAATCAAAGAGGACGAAGCCGAACTGATTCTGCTGGCTGCTTTCGACAGGCTTGACTCTGGTCAATTACCCGCATCCAGCATTCTGGATCTGCTGACTGCGGCGGAGCAGAACGGATCTTCCCAGCTGAAGGCAGCCGTCAACAGCTATCGAAAGTCGCAAAAAGAAGCGGGCACGACACTGGCGCTCTGGAGCGAATGCCTTGAAGGCGGAGAGGCCGCACGCGGAGAAGAGATTTTCTTTGGACGGAGTGCTGCGTCTTGTCGTCGCTGTCATAAGGTGAATGCGAGTGGAGGAGAGGTTGGGCCAGACCTTTCAAAAATCGCCTCTGAGAAAGACCGCACCTACCTGCTCGAATCCATCGTTGATCCGAATGCTAAGATCGCAAAGGGATTCGAAACTGTCGTTGTCGTTACTGTAGAGGGCAAAGTGCATTCGGGGGTCGTCAAGCGGGATGACGCTCAGGTCCTCCAGCTGATGACCCCACAAGGCGCGTTAATCTCCATTTCTCCGGATGAGATCGACGAACGTACGACCGGTCAGTCTGGTATGCCATCGGACATGGGAAAGAACCTGATCCGGTCCGAGATACGTGACCTGATTGCGTATCTCGCGACTCTGAAAGGCGAAGGGGCGGCTGCACACGGTGAGAGATAG
- a CDS encoding putative Ig domain-containing protein, with protein sequence MDDKKRTILLASVLGAVLAVWGGRSVFESTFKKPITDLQKKIDNQQRTVDGLELKEIQLGAARANLLSWKQMSLPEDAATAQRLYREWIEQMALQCSFASLSVEPGSKNVLKDKMLSVSVDVKAETDLAGLSRFMFLFDSAALMQRLSNLTVKSTGTQGNPRMEIGFTAEGMSVFQSGVRSELFARTKLAAPLSETAAEITPLAASGFPSAVPFDIRVDRELLTVIEAGDSSWKVARGTMGTKPAAHAEDAVVELLPRAWEKKGASFDRYESLLAGSPFALPSPPRKYSPKLSGISDKSIKPGQEVKLNVKVDDLDPELGSIHYELMEAQDGMSLDPESGEFIWTTAVTIPEGKYTAKIVARQSDNPDLMLEGRVTVSVAVPNSAPVIESPVAQIAIIGQPFSTKIMATDDAAADQLSFSLADAPSGMTINAANGEITWTPEISQKPNDYSVTVKVTDKGKEPLSSTATLKVKLQEDDAAMTLLTGNVSKDDIWYAWFRNKATGEQMQLKTGERLVLAEIDAEVAAIELRSITLVDSQGTWTVPLGKTIRERILISPAAASESVAPAASPDAAKTEAGTPRVESPDSSDVADTTP encoded by the coding sequence ATGGACGACAAGAAGCGAACGATACTTTTGGCCTCGGTTCTCGGTGCCGTACTGGCAGTCTGGGGCGGGAGGTCCGTGTTTGAATCCACGTTCAAAAAGCCCATCACGGATCTTCAGAAGAAGATTGACAATCAGCAACGCACGGTGGACGGGTTGGAGCTGAAAGAAATTCAGCTTGGCGCTGCGCGTGCGAATCTGCTTTCGTGGAAGCAAATGAGCCTGCCCGAAGATGCCGCGACTGCGCAGAGGTTATATCGCGAATGGATCGAGCAAATGGCATTGCAGTGTTCCTTCGCCTCTTTATCTGTCGAACCGGGGAGCAAGAATGTATTGAAAGACAAGATGTTGTCCGTCTCCGTCGATGTCAAAGCAGAGACTGACCTGGCCGGTCTTTCGCGGTTCATGTTTCTGTTTGATAGTGCAGCACTGATGCAAAGGCTGTCGAACCTGACAGTCAAGAGCACTGGTACTCAGGGAAATCCCAGGATGGAAATCGGCTTCACGGCAGAAGGAATGAGCGTCTTTCAAAGTGGAGTGCGAAGCGAGTTGTTTGCGCGGACAAAGCTTGCCGCTCCACTCTCCGAAACGGCTGCGGAGATCACGCCACTGGCTGCCAGTGGATTTCCTTCCGCAGTACCGTTTGATATCCGAGTGGATCGGGAATTGCTGACTGTGATCGAAGCTGGCGACTCGAGCTGGAAAGTCGCCCGGGGAACCATGGGAACGAAACCTGCTGCTCATGCAGAAGACGCGGTTGTCGAATTACTGCCTCGAGCCTGGGAAAAGAAGGGGGCTTCATTCGATCGCTACGAGTCGTTGCTGGCAGGCTCACCATTTGCCCTGCCATCCCCACCACGAAAGTACTCCCCCAAATTGTCCGGCATCAGCGATAAGTCCATCAAGCCAGGGCAGGAAGTCAAACTGAACGTCAAAGTCGACGACCTGGATCCTGAACTCGGAAGCATCCATTACGAACTGATGGAAGCTCAGGACGGGATGTCACTGGATCCAGAGTCCGGTGAATTTATCTGGACGACAGCGGTGACGATTCCTGAGGGCAAATACACGGCAAAGATCGTGGCTCGTCAGTCCGACAATCCCGATCTCATGCTTGAAGGCAGGGTCACAGTCAGTGTCGCCGTTCCGAACTCAGCTCCCGTTATCGAATCGCCTGTCGCTCAGATTGCGATCATAGGACAACCATTCTCCACAAAGATTATGGCCACAGATGACGCTGCAGCAGATCAGCTGAGCTTTTCGCTGGCCGACGCTCCCAGTGGCATGACAATCAACGCTGCCAATGGAGAGATTACATGGACACCCGAGATTTCACAAAAACCGAATGACTACTCCGTCACCGTCAAAGTGACGGACAAGGGCAAAGAACCTCTGTCATCGACAGCAACTCTAAAGGTCAAGCTCCAGGAAGACGACGCAGCGATGACCCTGCTGACAGGGAACGTTTCGAAAGACGACATCTGGTACGCATGGTTCCGCAACAAAGCGACCGGCGAACAAATGCAACTGAAGACTGGCGAACGCCTGGTTCTTGCGGAGATCGACGCAGAAGTAGCTGCGATCGAATTGCGTTCCATTACTTTGGTGGACTCGCAGGGAACATGGACAGTTCCGCTGGGCAAGACAATCCGGGAGCGAATTCTCATTTCGCCCGCAGCAGCCAGCGAATCAGTCGCCCCGGCGGCTTCACCGGATGCAGCAAAAACAGAAGCAGGAACGCCACGCGTCGAATCGCCTGATTCCTCGGACGTTGCGGACACCACTCCCTGA
- a CDS encoding crosslink repair DNA glycosylase YcaQ family protein: MLVRRLEVFAGGVYNGAMATIDQNQSLNCFHPCTRDWFCQAFDAPTRIQTLAWPVLSSGRNALLLAPTGSGKTLAAFLASIDRLFFRTKESGCNKASSKNVASHGSDEASGIRVLYISPLKALGVDVDRNLRAPIAGLRAWAERHEIAHLVPRIAVRSGDTSQKERTLITRHPPDVLITTPESLYLMLTSRSESILANLETVIIDEIHAMAGTKRGVHLFSTLERLERLRRRHHASRSGDCDSLPPLQRIGLSATQRPLELIARLLGGGESTPDPNTPVRPRPVEIIDASERRSFQLSIETPAEERQAEANLAIARRRAAEVSGAEEVIDESLFDETIPIGPAASSPSIPSVWPSIHPRLVELIRQNRSTMIFVNSRRLAERLATAINETAGEELALAHHGSVAKDKRAEIEDRLKRGQLPAMVATSSMELGIDMGAVDLVIQIEAPPSIASGMQRIGRSGHHVGAVSTGVIFPKFRGDLLACSAATGAMLQGWVEETHFPRNPLDILAQQVVAITAREPISVDELFSTVRGAAPFFDLPYSSFISVLDLLSGRYPSDEFSELRPRINWDRISGIISPRKGAQRLAILNGGTIPDRGLYGVFLVGSDGESGGRVGELDEEMVFECLPGDVFLLGASSWRVMDITRDRVLVTPAPGEPGRMPFWRGDSPGRPRDFGMAIGKLARELVSVNPPKAIERLTNQHFLELPAAESLLRYLKEQVEATGQLPSDNCIVIESFLDEVGDWRIVVLSPFGSRIHAPWGLLVAARLRREISDEVDLMWTDDGIVFRIPEAFDVPPVEVFLPDPDEVEEELVREIGGTALFAARFRENAARSLLLPRRGPNKRTPLWMQRRKSADLLKVASRFRGFPILMETYRECLRDVFDMPGFIQLLKDVRLHVIQVHSVRTEYASPFASSVLFNYVGNFVYEGDAPLAERRVQQLSLDHNQLRELLGTIDFRELFDQSILEEVERERQRLTGHRIRHIDDLHGLLLELGPLSLDEIFARCEDESAESGQLEEWLKQLQDSRRIFSCRIADSARFAAAEDAGRLRDALGIMPPSGLADAFLEPVEQAMTDLVSQYARTHGPFAPSEVAQRLGLGIAPIISALNHLAAQERVIEGEYRPGRTGQEWCDANVLRILKRRSLAALRREVEPVEADALVRFLPDWHGIHRPRRGLDGLLDVIEQLQGAPLPASTLEHEILPARIPGFRSADLDELCVQREVIWRGFDSTGNSDGRIGLFLTDDYMTLAPAVQTVEDSIAGSIRELLSDRGGMFFEQITEALRMFPNEVLQVLWQMVWAGEVTNDTLTPLRSLRASQKAGRRNDRRSDRRSGMGFRSRRRSHLPGSEGRWTLLPRAAEFTQPQPTSQLLPEVIPPTVTERQMAIATQLIERHGVLTKEMLSREEVAGGFAGLYPVLKAMEEAGKVRRGYFVAGLGAAQFAAPGAEDRLRSFRDPTGEPEVLVLAATDPACPWGNALPWPASANGDETSRMQRVAGARVVSMNGQLIGYLGRTHQSLTTFLPTDESSRKASARALAESLASMARPGRAILLSRIDGKSAGDAPFAAELLSAGFTVTSQGLLHKGLSQRGTV, translated from the coding sequence GTGTTGGTTCGACGGCTCGAAGTTTTCGCTGGCGGTGTCTATAACGGCGCCATGGCAACCATCGACCAGAATCAGTCGCTCAACTGCTTCCACCCGTGTACCCGGGACTGGTTTTGTCAGGCTTTTGATGCCCCGACACGCATTCAAACACTCGCATGGCCAGTTCTGAGTTCCGGGCGAAATGCGTTGTTGCTTGCGCCGACCGGATCCGGGAAGACGCTGGCCGCGTTTCTTGCGTCCATTGATCGGCTGTTCTTCAGGACAAAAGAATCAGGCTGCAACAAGGCGTCATCCAAAAATGTCGCGTCCCATGGTTCGGACGAGGCATCGGGGATTCGCGTGCTCTACATTTCGCCGCTGAAAGCTCTCGGCGTTGACGTAGATCGAAACCTGCGCGCTCCCATCGCCGGACTTCGCGCGTGGGCAGAGCGTCATGAGATCGCGCACCTCGTCCCGCGAATTGCTGTTCGATCGGGTGACACGTCTCAGAAGGAGCGGACACTCATCACGCGGCATCCCCCTGATGTCCTGATCACGACTCCGGAATCACTTTACCTGATGCTCACGTCTCGGTCCGAATCAATTCTTGCCAATCTGGAAACAGTCATCATTGACGAGATCCATGCGATGGCTGGAACGAAACGGGGCGTCCATCTATTTTCGACTCTCGAGCGTCTGGAACGTCTGCGTCGTCGCCACCACGCTTCACGATCCGGGGATTGCGATTCACTTCCGCCACTGCAGCGAATCGGACTCTCGGCAACACAGCGTCCATTAGAACTAATCGCCCGGCTCCTTGGTGGAGGTGAATCAACGCCCGATCCGAACACGCCCGTAAGACCCAGGCCTGTTGAGATTATCGACGCGTCGGAACGCCGCAGTTTTCAGCTCAGCATCGAAACTCCCGCGGAAGAACGGCAGGCGGAGGCCAATCTGGCCATTGCCCGCCGTCGGGCAGCAGAGGTTTCCGGCGCTGAAGAAGTGATTGACGAATCACTGTTTGACGAAACGATTCCCATCGGACCCGCGGCATCGTCTCCTTCGATTCCGTCCGTCTGGCCATCGATTCATCCGCGTCTGGTCGAACTCATTCGACAAAATCGCTCAACAATGATTTTCGTGAACAGCAGGCGCCTGGCCGAACGTCTGGCAACAGCTATCAACGAAACCGCCGGCGAAGAACTTGCGTTGGCGCATCATGGTTCCGTTGCGAAGGATAAGCGTGCGGAGATCGAAGACCGCTTGAAACGCGGTCAATTGCCGGCAATGGTCGCCACATCGTCGATGGAGCTCGGCATCGACATGGGAGCCGTCGACCTTGTGATTCAGATTGAAGCGCCTCCGTCGATTGCGTCCGGCATGCAGCGGATCGGAAGATCGGGACACCATGTTGGCGCTGTTTCGACCGGGGTCATTTTTCCGAAATTCCGGGGCGATCTGCTCGCATGCAGCGCAGCAACAGGTGCCATGCTTCAGGGGTGGGTCGAAGAGACGCACTTTCCGAGAAATCCGCTGGATATTCTCGCACAGCAGGTTGTCGCTATCACCGCCCGCGAACCAATCTCTGTCGATGAACTGTTCTCCACCGTGCGCGGGGCAGCTCCGTTCTTTGACCTGCCCTATTCTTCATTTATCAGCGTGCTCGATCTGCTCAGCGGTCGTTACCCTTCTGACGAGTTCTCGGAGCTGCGCCCAAGGATCAACTGGGACCGTATCAGCGGCATCATCTCGCCTCGCAAAGGAGCCCAGCGACTAGCCATCTTGAATGGCGGTACGATCCCGGACCGAGGGCTGTACGGAGTATTTCTTGTTGGGTCCGATGGCGAATCCGGCGGCCGGGTGGGCGAACTTGACGAGGAAATGGTTTTCGAATGCCTGCCGGGAGACGTATTTTTGCTGGGCGCATCCTCCTGGCGCGTCATGGACATCACGCGGGATCGTGTGCTGGTCACGCCTGCCCCCGGTGAACCCGGGCGGATGCCGTTTTGGCGAGGTGACAGTCCAGGGCGTCCGCGAGACTTTGGGATGGCCATTGGTAAACTGGCCAGAGAGCTGGTTTCTGTGAATCCCCCAAAGGCGATCGAACGGCTGACGAATCAGCACTTTCTGGAGCTGCCAGCCGCCGAATCCCTGCTCCGGTATTTGAAGGAACAGGTCGAAGCGACGGGACAATTACCGTCAGACAATTGCATCGTGATCGAAAGCTTTCTGGATGAAGTGGGGGACTGGCGGATCGTTGTGCTTTCGCCGTTTGGTTCACGCATTCACGCCCCGTGGGGGTTACTGGTTGCCGCAAGACTTCGTCGCGAGATCAGTGACGAAGTGGATCTGATGTGGACCGATGATGGAATTGTCTTCCGAATTCCGGAAGCATTCGACGTGCCCCCTGTCGAAGTCTTCCTGCCGGATCCGGACGAAGTTGAAGAAGAACTGGTCCGGGAAATTGGAGGGACAGCACTATTCGCGGCTCGATTCCGCGAGAACGCTGCCAGGTCGCTGCTGCTTCCCCGACGGGGACCTAACAAACGAACGCCCCTGTGGATGCAGCGACGGAAATCCGCGGACCTGCTGAAAGTGGCTTCCCGCTTTCGCGGTTTCCCGATTCTGATGGAGACGTACAGGGAATGTCTCCGCGATGTGTTTGACATGCCGGGCTTCATTCAACTACTCAAAGATGTTCGCCTGCATGTGATTCAGGTTCATTCTGTACGGACAGAATACGCATCACCGTTTGCGTCGTCGGTGCTCTTTAACTACGTAGGAAACTTCGTCTACGAAGGCGATGCTCCACTGGCTGAACGACGGGTGCAGCAACTGTCGCTGGATCACAATCAGCTCAGAGAACTTCTGGGCACGATCGATTTTCGCGAACTCTTCGATCAGTCGATCCTGGAAGAGGTAGAACGGGAACGGCAGAGGCTGACGGGACACCGAATCCGACACATTGACGATCTTCACGGGCTGCTTCTGGAACTCGGGCCGTTGTCACTGGATGAAATCTTCGCACGATGTGAAGACGAGTCTGCCGAATCCGGCCAGTTGGAAGAATGGTTGAAGCAACTGCAGGATAGTCGACGCATCTTTAGTTGCCGAATCGCCGACTCTGCGCGATTTGCGGCTGCTGAAGATGCAGGAAGACTGCGAGATGCCCTCGGAATTATGCCGCCATCCGGGCTGGCTGATGCGTTCCTGGAACCCGTCGAACAGGCAATGACTGATCTCGTATCGCAATATGCCAGGACCCATGGACCATTTGCCCCATCCGAGGTGGCACAACGGTTGGGACTTGGAATCGCCCCCATCATCTCGGCGTTGAATCATCTGGCCGCTCAGGAGCGAGTCATCGAGGGTGAATACCGGCCCGGGCGAACGGGCCAGGAATGGTGCGATGCCAATGTGCTGCGAATTCTGAAACGTCGCAGTCTTGCTGCCCTTCGACGTGAGGTCGAACCCGTTGAAGCCGATGCTTTGGTTCGCTTCCTTCCAGACTGGCATGGCATTCATCGGCCGAGACGGGGGCTCGATGGTCTTCTGGATGTGATTGAGCAACTCCAGGGGGCTCCCTTGCCAGCATCGACGCTGGAGCATGAGATACTTCCCGCACGCATACCCGGGTTCCGTTCTGCCGATCTGGATGAACTTTGTGTTCAGCGAGAAGTCATCTGGCGAGGCTTCGACAGTACTGGCAACAGTGATGGACGCATCGGTCTTTTCCTGACGGACGACTATATGACTCTGGCGCCGGCGGTACAGACGGTCGAGGACTCGATAGCCGGTTCTATCCGTGAGTTGCTGTCCGACCGGGGCGGAATGTTCTTCGAACAGATCACAGAAGCGTTGAGGATGTTTCCGAACGAAGTCCTGCAGGTGCTGTGGCAAATGGTTTGGGCCGGTGAAGTAACCAACGACACTCTGACGCCTCTGCGTTCGCTTCGAGCTTCCCAGAAGGCCGGTCGCAGGAACGACCGCCGATCAGACCGGCGAAGTGGAATGGGATTCCGCTCACGTCGCCGAAGTCATCTGCCGGGTTCCGAAGGACGCTGGACTTTACTTCCCCGGGCCGCTGAATTCACACAACCACAACCAACCAGTCAGCTGTTGCCGGAAGTCATTCCTCCGACAGTTACCGAACGGCAAATGGCAATCGCGACGCAGTTGATTGAACGACACGGCGTGCTGACCAAAGAAATGTTGTCGCGCGAAGAAGTGGCTGGTGGGTTTGCCGGACTTTATCCCGTACTGAAAGCGATGGAAGAGGCTGGCAAAGTTCGGCGCGGGTATTTTGTCGCCGGACTCGGAGCAGCCCAGTTCGCCGCGCCGGGAGCGGAAGACAGACTGCGTTCGTTCCGTGACCCGACAGGTGAACCTGAAGTTCTGGTGCTCGCCGCAACCGATCCGGCGTGTCCATGGGGAAACGCACTTCCCTGGCCAGCCAGCGCGAATGGAGATGAAACCTCACGCATGCAGCGAGTAGCTGGCGCTCGAGTCGTTTCGATGAATGGGCAGCTCATAGGCTACCTTGGACGGACCCACCAGTCGTTGACTACTTTCTTGCCGACCGATGAAAGCAGTCGAAAAGCCTCAGCCCGAGCGTTGGCCGAATCGCTGGCATCCATGGCTCGCCCCGGGCGAGCGATACTTCTTTCCAGGATCGATGGTAAATCAGCGGGCGACGCACCGTTTGCTGCGGAACTGCTCAGCGCTGGTTTTACGGTCACGTCTCAGGGCCTGTTGCACAAAGGGCTCTCGCAAAGAGGGACTGTCTGA